The following nucleotide sequence is from Penicillium digitatum chromosome 5, complete sequence.
CAGCATTCTTTGCCCCCTTCAAGTTTTCGCCGATGTCATCCAAGAACACAACATCGTCGGGATTAGATCCAACTAGCCCTCGACTCTTAGCTAAAGTATCCATTCCTTGTAAAGCCATCTGATAAATTTTAGGGTCAGGTTTTCGAAGACCTGTGTGTGCAGACGAAATAAAGAAATCGAATTGCTTCTTAACGTTGGATGCATCATTGTATTCATGGCCGTCGGGGAATATAACGGTGTTGGACAAAGCGCCCATCAGGAACTGCCCCGACTCTCTCAGTTTCTTCAGAGCTGGGTACATATATCGGTCTGGTGTACGAGATATCCGCATCATCTCCCAGAATAGCCATTCTGCATCAACCGTCGGCAGTGGAGGGATGGTAGAACCACTTGTGCTTTGTTTCTTTTGAAGCTGTTGGTGGAATTGTCTCCACCGCTCGGGGTCCGTTAGGTCCGCATTGAACCCTGCAAAGAAGTCGGCGTCCATCTTGATCTCGCCTCGCTCGAGCTTGTGCCAACAACCGTTCGGTGCCGTTCGCGAGATACTGAAATTGACCCATCCTGGTGGGATGTTTTGGGCAGTTTCATAGTCAA
It contains:
- a CDS encoding HAD-superfamily hydrolase, subfamily IA, variant 3; translated protein: MTEKIKRPVGLLFDIGGVCVASPFQAILDYETAQNIPPGWVNFSISRTAPNGCWHKLERGEIKMDADFFAGFNADLTDPERWRQFHQQLQKKQSTSGSTIPPLPTVDAEWLFWEMMRISRTPDRYMYPALKKLRESGQFLMGALSNTVIFPDGHEYNDASNVKKQFDFFISSAHTGLRKPDPKIYQMALQGMDTLAKSRGLVGSNPDDVVFLDDIGENLKGAKNAGMRTVKVTLGKTQDAVKELEKITGLQLLDEDKARL